One region of bacterium genomic DNA includes:
- a CDS encoding diphosphate--fructose-6-phosphate 1-phosphotransferase, with the protein MKKNVVIAQSGGPTAVINNSIRGAVDSLFKSDKIDKIYGAKMGIIGVLKEELYDINSQNPQQVKLLSKTPSAGVIGSCRYKIKSDEDMERIIDVFEKHNVGYFFYCGGNDSMDTANKVSVLAKKKGLDIISTGITKTIDNDVGGDLQEDGTFALCDHNPGYGSVARYTAMNILEANQENKASYTSDPVLVISSMGRKIGFITASARLADPTRKMPLLILLPEALNKNKPEENLQFILERVNEKIEEFGRCIVSISEGLEIGDLEILKDNFGHAQFGASGKSVDQALINYLNGLDRKDSKGFSNSRLKCKGIARCEKPGTKQRRDFFTTSQSDLKEAYEVGAYAAEIALRGEGGYMSTIIREPGNPYQVRYDKVPLDLVANADRKFPQKWISENKVDVTDEFINWALPLLGDPLPEFAEFEEIFAPKKCKDYIPVTLR; encoded by the coding sequence ATGAAAAAAAATGTAGTTATAGCTCAAAGCGGTGGACCAACCGCTGTAATAAATAATAGTATAAGAGGAGCTGTAGATTCTCTCTTTAAATCAGATAAGATAGACAAAATCTATGGCGCAAAAATGGGTATCATAGGAGTTCTTAAAGAAGAGTTATATGATATAAATTCTCAAAATCCACAACAGGTTAAACTCCTTTCAAAAACACCTTCAGCTGGCGTGATTGGTAGTTGCCGTTACAAAATTAAGTCAGACGAAGATATGGAAAGGATAATAGACGTTTTTGAGAAACATAATGTCGGGTACTTCTTTTATTGTGGTGGTAACGATTCTATGGATACCGCAAACAAGGTAAGTGTCCTTGCAAAAAAGAAAGGGCTTGATATAATCTCAACCGGTATTACAAAAACCATCGACAATGATGTTGGCGGAGATTTACAGGAAGACGGAACATTCGCTCTATGCGACCACAACCCTGGCTACGGTAGCGTTGCAAGATATACTGCTATGAATATTCTTGAAGCAAACCAGGAGAATAAAGCAAGTTATACAAGCGACCCAGTACTTGTTATAAGTTCTATGGGACGAAAGATAGGTTTTATTACTGCTTCTGCTCGATTAGCCGACCCAACAAGGAAAATGCCTCTCTTAATACTTCTACCTGAAGCATTAAACAAAAACAAACCAGAAGAAAACCTTCAATTTATTTTAGAAAGGGTTAACGAAAAGATAGAAGAGTTTGGTAGATGTATAGTGTCTATAAGTGAAGGTCTTGAGATTGGTGATCTGGAAATACTTAAAGACAATTTTGGGCACGCCCAATTTGGAGCATCAGGTAAATCTGTTGACCAAGCCCTTATCAACTACCTAAACGGTTTAGATAGAAAAGATAGTAAAGGATTCTCAAATAGTCGCCTTAAATGTAAAGGTATTGCCCGTTGTGAAAAACCCGGGACAAAACAGAGAAGAGATTTTTTTACAACCTCGCAGAGCGACCTAAAAGAAGCTTATGAAGTTGGCGCTTATGCTGCAGAAATTGCTTTGAGAGGAGAGGGCGGGTATATGTCAACCATTATACGAGAACCTGGTAACCCATATCAAGTTAGATATGATAAGGTCCCTCTCGACTTAGTTGCAAACGCTGATAGAAAGTTTCCTCAAAAATGGATTTCAGAGAACAAAGTTGATGTAACAGATGAGTTTATTAATTGGGCTTTACCTTTACTTGGGGACCCTCTACCAGAATTTGCTGAGTTTGAGGAAATCTTTGCACCTAAAAAATGTAAAGACTATATCCCTGTAACGCTAAGGTAA